Proteins found in one Pyrus communis chromosome 15, drPyrComm1.1, whole genome shotgun sequence genomic segment:
- the LOC137718247 gene encoding UPF0481 protein At3g47200-like has protein sequence MEGSNEAPHDIENPYIPLAKSMNQGLDALAPLSSSCCIYRVPERLRRASEKAYTPQVVSIGPLHHGRAGLQAMEEHKKRYLRDFIRRTRVGLEDYIKIIKDQEGKIRSCYAETIKFSSDDFVRIVLVDAAFIIEVLLRHRFHELQDENDRIFNKPWMLQDVWPDIRLLENQLPFFVLEDLFDPDKIDVPSDSKCTERLSILKLSLAFFKDLMHIKGADGNLDKMCAYKTEHFVDFCRNLYLQLPLGRQVKGKLKTLNTPSITELHRAGVKFRVGSAKNLLDIQFNDGILEIPKLTISDETALTVRNLLAFEQCHSMENYMNDYVVIMDRFVNTAKDVELLVKHGIVENRLGDSSGGSTLINNLADGVIVDLNDFYFATLCEDLNRYCKTSWNKWKANLRQNYCNTPWATLSIAAAVLLLVLTLVQAVCSVVSVLQH, from the coding sequence ATGGAAGGAAGCAACGAAGCTCCACATGACATCGAAAACCCATACATTCCGTTAGCAAAATCAATGAATCAGGGGTTGGATGCTTTGGCTCCCTTGTCCTCTTCGTGTTGTATCTACAGAGTTCCTGAACGACTGCGGCGTGCAAGTGAAAAGGCCTACACACCTCAAGTAGTCTCTATAGGTCCTCTTCACCATGGAAGGGCAGGCCTACAAGCCATGGAAGAGCACAAAAAGAGGTACCTACGAGATTTTATACGCAGAACCAGGGTCGGCTTGGAGGACTATATAAAGATAATAAAGGACCAAGAGGGCAAGATACGCAGTTGTTACGCAGAAACTATCAAGTTTAGCAGTGATGACTTTGTGAGAATTGTTCTCGTGGATGCAGCATTCATTATTGAGGTCTTGTTGAGGCACCGTTTCCATGAATTGCAGGACGAGAATGATCGTATATTTAACAAACCATGGATGCTGCAGGACGTATGGCCTGACATACGGCTGCTTGAAAATCAGTTGCCATTCTTCGTTCTTGAGGATCTTTTTGACCCAGATAAAATCGATGTACCTTCTGATAGTAAGTGTACTGAGAGGCTTTCGATACTCAAACTTTCTCTCGCATTCTTCAAAGATCTGATGCATATAAAAGGAGCGGATGGAAATTTGGATAAAATGTGTGCGTATAAAACAGAACATTTTGTCGATTTTTGTAGAAACTTATATCTACAGCTACCACTAGGACGGCAGGTTAAAGGGAAACTCAAAACTCTAAACACACCAAGCATCACAGAGTTACACCGGGCAGGAGTCAAGTTTAGAGTGGGATCAGCCAAAAACTTACTCGACATACAATTCAATGATGGGATTCTAGAAATTCCAAAATTGACAATTAGTGATGAAACAGCACTTACAGTCAGAAACCTCCTTGCCTTTGAACAATGCCACTCTATGGAGAATTACATGAATGACTACGTTGTCATCATGGATCGTTTCGTGAACACTGCAAAGGATGTGGAGTTGCTTGTTAAGCACGGAATTGTTGAAAATAGGCTTGGTGACAGCAGTGGAGGGTCTACTCTGATCAACAACCTTGCCGATGGGGTCATAGTGGACTTGAACGACTTCTATTTTGCTACTCTTTGTGAAGACCTGAACAGGTACTGCAAAACTTCATGGAACAAATGGAAGGCAAATTTAAGACAAAATTATTGCAACACGCCTTGGGCAACTCTATCTATTGCTGCAGCTGTTTTGCTCCTCGTACTCACTCTCGTACAGGCAGTGTGCTCTGTTGTCTCAGTTCTGCAACATTAG